The Hemicordylus capensis ecotype Gifberg chromosome 6, rHemCap1.1.pri, whole genome shotgun sequence genome window below encodes:
- the PPP1R35 gene encoding protein phosphatase 1 regulatory subunit 35 isoform X2 — protein sequence MAATPCGDERDSLPAAAPMPLPQSQRLVPDPQVMLTPERDSAAAARGGGGGGILRRPQQGKIPCRQVRFKLGSKSDTVQESSRERPERAKEAPGVSGGPPHFTGPPKGEPTGGAAADAWQQPPSTLAAPVPHSTLALGAEVQALRAEGFNARQAAEDLVQRSFVARCVVEARVGEGMNIPRDQQLYQGLVSLEVPEDELLNSAVQEKLVLVRSRPEARKPDPAGPDLLAFYDPQELFTETPFLEVEGLPPLKLQPRARDPAATFLMYRKLQQWDS from the exons ATGGCTGCCACCCCCTGTGGCGACGAGAGAGACAGCCTCCCTGCTGCCGCCCCCATGCCGCTTCCACAGTCCCAGCGCCTGGTCCCAGACCCCCAAGTGATGCTCACCCCTGAACGGgacagtgcagcagcagcaagaggaggaggaggaggagggatcctTCGGCGGCCCCAGCAGGGGAAAATCCCTTGCAGACAA gtTCGCTTCAAGCTGGGCTCCAAGTCTGACACCGTCCAAGAGAGCAGCCGAGAGCGCCCTGAGCGAGCGAAGGAAGCCCCGGGCGTCTCTGGCGGCCCTCCCCACTTCACTGGCCCCCCGAAGGGAGAGCCCACTGGGGGTGCTGCAGCAGATGCATGGCAACAGCCCCCCAGCACGCTGGCTGCCCCCGTTCCCCACAGCACTCTAGCTTTGGGGGCAGAGGTGCAAGCTTTGCGGGCGGAAGGCTTCAATGCCCGGCAAGCGGCAGAAGACCTCGTCCAACGCTCTTTTGTGGCCCGCTGCGTGGTGGAAGCCCGTGTGGGCGAGG GTATGAACATCCCTCGGGACCAGCAACTCTACCAAGGGCTCGTCAGCCTCGAGGTGCCAGAAGATGAGCTGCTCAACTCGGCCGTGCAGGAGAAGCTCGTGCTTGTGCGGTCCCGTCCTGAAGCCAGGAAG CCGGACCCTGCAGGACCAGACCTCCTGGCCTTCTATGACCCGCAGGAGCTGTTCACAGAGACCCCCTTCCTCGAGGTCGAAGGGCTGCCTCCACTGAAGCTGCAGCCTCGGGCCCGGGACCCAGCTGCCACCTTCCTGATGTACCGGAAGCTGCAACAGTGGGATAGctaa
- the PPP1R35 gene encoding protein phosphatase 1 regulatory subunit 35 isoform X1, with protein MAATPCGDERDSLPAAAPMPLPQSQRLVPDPQVMLTPERDSAAAARGGGGGGILRRPQQGKIPCRQVRFKLGSKSDTVQESSRERPERAKEAPGVSGGPPHFTGPPKGEPTGGAAADAWQQPPSTLAAPVPHSTLALGAEVQALRAEGFNARQAAEDLVQRSFVARCVVEARVGEGMNIPRDQQLYQGLVSLEVPEDELLNSAVQEKLVLVRSRPEARKQPDPAGPDLLAFYDPQELFTETPFLEVEGLPPLKLQPRARDPAATFLMYRKLQQWDS; from the exons ATGGCTGCCACCCCCTGTGGCGACGAGAGAGACAGCCTCCCTGCTGCCGCCCCCATGCCGCTTCCACAGTCCCAGCGCCTGGTCCCAGACCCCCAAGTGATGCTCACCCCTGAACGGgacagtgcagcagcagcaagaggaggaggaggaggagggatcctTCGGCGGCCCCAGCAGGGGAAAATCCCTTGCAGACAA gtTCGCTTCAAGCTGGGCTCCAAGTCTGACACCGTCCAAGAGAGCAGCCGAGAGCGCCCTGAGCGAGCGAAGGAAGCCCCGGGCGTCTCTGGCGGCCCTCCCCACTTCACTGGCCCCCCGAAGGGAGAGCCCACTGGGGGTGCTGCAGCAGATGCATGGCAACAGCCCCCCAGCACGCTGGCTGCCCCCGTTCCCCACAGCACTCTAGCTTTGGGGGCAGAGGTGCAAGCTTTGCGGGCGGAAGGCTTCAATGCCCGGCAAGCGGCAGAAGACCTCGTCCAACGCTCTTTTGTGGCCCGCTGCGTGGTGGAAGCCCGTGTGGGCGAGG GTATGAACATCCCTCGGGACCAGCAACTCTACCAAGGGCTCGTCAGCCTCGAGGTGCCAGAAGATGAGCTGCTCAACTCGGCCGTGCAGGAGAAGCTCGTGCTTGTGCGGTCCCGTCCTGAAGCCAGGAAG CAGCCGGACCCTGCAGGACCAGACCTCCTGGCCTTCTATGACCCGCAGGAGCTGTTCACAGAGACCCCCTTCCTCGAGGTCGAAGGGCTGCCTCCACTGAAGCTGCAGCCTCGGGCCCGGGACCCAGCTGCCACCTTCCTGATGTACCGGAAGCTGCAACAGTGGGATAGctaa